From a single Staphylococcus epidermidis genomic region:
- a CDS encoding GtrA family protein, which translates to MKLTRIHYEIIKFIIVGGINTFNYYITYLFLLKVLHVNYMVSHIAGFIVSFIISYYLNCYFVYKVKPTIEKFLRFPITQIVNMGMQTLLLYIFVKWLNIASEIAPFAGLIITIPVTFILSKWLLRDKV; encoded by the coding sequence ATGAAGTTAACCCGAATACATTATGAGATTATAAAGTTTATCATAGTTGGTGGAATTAATACCTTTAACTACTATATAACATACTTATTTTTGTTAAAGGTGTTACATGTGAATTATATGGTTAGTCACATTGCTGGATTTATTGTAAGTTTTATTATTTCATATTATTTAAATTGTTATTTTGTATATAAAGTAAAACCTACAATAGAAAAGTTTTTAAGATTTCCTATCACTCAGATAGTTAATATGGGAATGCAAACGTTATTATTATATATATTCGTAAAGTGGTTGAATATCGCTTCGGAAATTGCACCTTTTGCGGGTCTAATCATTACAATCCCAGTGACATTCATACTTTCTAAGTGGTTACTTAGAGATAAAGTTTAA